The following proteins are co-located in the Prinia subflava isolate CZ2003 ecotype Zambia chromosome 16, Cam_Psub_1.2, whole genome shotgun sequence genome:
- the SEC24A gene encoding protein transport protein Sec24A — protein MAQPAGAPAGQHPYSNGPVQNQLMHSPDGQGYSPAVPGSYSHQMPAKVPPHQSPGQYSYSGSQNVSQLNNYQGPGQTLNRPPVAAFSGSPVQQPGPVPQVLPPALLNSAAVSSAGSFAPGASPAVLSNWQYSQTPVSQPLGAQPSHLAPVPGTGSAQPPSSLSGSTNPAGSYQYAASPGGPPLQNSYMKPGSAPPPVTQPLTPLHPPRPPLGPPPVGGPRPPPAVAGPPSAQSLLQSPANQEGDARSAASDVSVVQNSYDTIEGGGLMATPHQSPAAPNLKMNRSVGYSYPALPPGYQHTSPPGAPGMNASALQYPDGSKHFHQPVLGTNHLTASMGGLSLQQEGLRPVNLLQERNILPTTLLKAPVPNLHEDIQKLNCNPELFRCTLTNIPQTQALLNKAKLPLGLLLHPFKDLSQLPVVTSSIIVRCRSCRTYINPFVSFLDQRRWKCNLCYRVNDVPEEFLYNPVTRVYGEPHKRPEVQNATIEFMAPSEYMLRPPQPPVYLFVFDVSHNAIETGYLNTVCQTLLDNLDSLPGNTRTKIGFITFDSTIHFYSLQEGLSQPQMLIVSDIEDVFIPMPENLLVNLNENKELIQDLLKTLPQMFTKSLETHSALGPALQAAFKLMSPTGGRITVFQTQLPSLGMGALKSREEPNQRATAKDIHLTPSTDFYKKLALDCSGQQVAVDLFLLSGQYSDLASLGCISRYSAGSVYYYQSYHHKHNPVQVEKLQKELKRYLTRKIGFEAVMRIRCTKGLSIHTFHGNFFVRSTDLLSLPNVNPDAGYAVQMSVEESLTDMQVVSFQSALLYTSSKGERRIRVHTMCLPVVTTLSDVYLGADVQAITGLLANMAVDRSVSATLSDARDALVNAVIDSLAAYRSSVLSIQQPGLTAPHSLRLFPLYILALLKQKAFQTGTNTRLDERIFTMCQVKNQPLVYLMLMTHPSLYRVDNLTDEGALNINDRTIPQPPLLQLSVEKLSRDGAYLMDAGSVMFLWVGKNCGQGFINQVLGVPNYGSVPQNMTHLPELETAESIRTRAFVSWLREQRPFFPILYIIKDESPLKSSFLQNMIEDRTESALSYYEFLLHIQQQVNK, from the exons gCCCTGTTCAAAATCAGCTGATGCATTCTCCAGATGGCCAGGGGTACAGCCCTGCAGTTCCAGGATCGTACTCCCATCAGATGCCGGCAAAGGTTCCTCCACACCAGTCTCCTGGACAGTATAGCTATAGTGGCTCTCAGAATGTTTCTCAATTAAACAATTACCAAGGACCTGGCCAGACTCTCAACAGACCACCAGTGGCAGCTTTCTCTGGGTCACCAGTACAACAGCCAGGTCCTGTTCCACAAGTGCTGCCGCCTGCATTACTGAACTCAGCTGCTGTATCATCTGCTGGGAGTTTTGCTCCCGGAGCCAGCCCAGCGGTGCTCTCAAACTGGCAGTACAGCCAGACTCCTGTGAGTCAGCCTCTTGGGGCTCAACCAAGCCATTTGGCTCCTGTGCCTGGGACAGGGTCAGCTCAGCCGCCGTCGTCGCTATCAGGAAGTACAAATCCTGCAGGGAGTTATCAGTATGCTGCTTCTCCGGGGGGTCCTCCACTGCAGAACAGCTACATGAAGCCAG GATCTGCACCTCCACCAGTGACTCAGCCTTTAACTCCACTCCACCCTCCAAGGCCACCTTTAGGACCTCCACCTGTTGGTGGGCCTAGGCCACCACCAGCAGTAGCAGGACCCCCTAGTGCACAGTCTCTGCTACAATCACCTGCAAACCAGGAAG gtGATGCCAGATCTGCTGCCAGTGATGTGTCTGTAGTGCAGAACAGCTATGACACAATTGAAGGTGGTGGCCTCATGG CAACTCCACATCAGTCTCCTGCAGCCCCGAATCTTAAGATGAACAGAAGTGTTGGGTATTCTTACCCTGCCTTACCTCCAGGCTACCAACATACTTCTCCACCTGGAGCACCAGGGATGAATGCATCTGCTTTGCAATATCCAGATGGATCAAAACATTTCCACCAG CCTGTCCTAGGCACTAATCACTTAACTGCATCAATGGGTGGCCTGAGTCTACAGCAGGAAGGGTTGAGACCTGTGAATCTTCTTcaagaaagaaatattcttcCTACCACCCTTTTGAAGGCTCCTGTCCCCAACTTGCATGAAGACATCCAAAAGCTCAACTGCAATCCTGA GTTGTTCCGCTGTACCCTGACTAACATTCCTCAAACTCAGGCCTTATTGAATAAAGCCAAACTTCCTTTGGGGCTCCTGCTTCATCCTTTCAAAGACTTATCG caACTGCCAGTGGTCACTTCCAGTATTATTGTGAGATGCCGTTCCTGCCGGACGTACATCAACCCTTTTGTCAGCTTCCTAGACCaaaggagatggaaatgcaATTTGTGCTATAGAGTCAATGATG TTCCTGAAGAATTCCTGTATAATCCTGTGACAAGAGTTTATGGAGAACCTCATAAAAGACCTGAAGTCCAGAATGCTACTATTGAGTTTATGGCTCCATCTGAATACATG CTGCGTCCACCTCAGCCACCTGTGTACCTCTTTGTGTTTGATGTCTCTCACAATGCAATAGAGACAGGATACTTGAATACAGTCTGCCAGACCTTGTTAGACAATCTTGACTC GCTTCCTGGGAACACTAGAACAAAAATAGGCTTCATAACATTTGACAGCACAATCCATTTCTACAGTCTTCAGGAAGGTCTTTCTCAGCCTCAGATGCTTATAGTTTCAGATATTGAAG atgTATTTATACCAATGCCAGAAAATTTATTAgtaaatttaaatgaaaataaagag CTAATCCAAGATCTGCTGAAGACGTTGCCACAGATGTTCACCAAGTCCCTGGAAACTCACAGTGCTCTGGGGCCTGCGTTGCAGGCTGCCTTCAAGCTGATGTCCCCCACTGGAGGTAGAATCACTGTCTTCCAGACACAGCTCCCGTCTCTGGGAATGGGAGCGCTGAAGTCACGAGAAGAGCCAAACCaaagagcaacagcaaag GATATACATCTGACACCATCGACAGATTTTTACAAGAAGTTGGCCTTGGACTGCTCAGGGCAACAGGTTGCAGtggatttatttcttcttaGTGGGCAATATTCTGACTTGGCTTCTCTAG gTTGTATATCAAGGTATTCTGCAGGTAGTGTCTACTACTACCAGTCTTACCATCATAAACACAACCCTGTCCAGGTGGAGAAATTGCAAAAGGAACTGAAGCGATATTTAACTAGAAAAATTGGATTTGAGGCTGTCATGAGGATAAGATGCACCAAAG GTCTTTCCATTCATACTTTCCACGGGAACTTCTTCGTACGATCCACAGACTTGTTGTCATTACCCAACGTAAACCCAGATGCGGGATACGCTGTGCAAATGTCAGTGGAAGAGAGTCTTACAGACATGCAGGTTGTTTCTTTTCAGTCAGCTCTCCTGTACACCTCCAGCAAAG gtGAAAGACGAATTCGTGTCCACACAATGTGCTTACCTGTTGTCACAACACTGAGTGATGTGTACCTAGGGGCAGATGTGCAGGCCATCACAGGGCTCTTAGCCAATATGG ctgtggACCGCTCGGTCTCCGCCACGCTGAGCGATGCCCGCGATGCCCTGGTGAATGCAGTGATCGATTCCCTGGCTGCTTATCGCTCCTCCGTGCTCAGCATCCAGCAGCCCGGGCTCACAGCTCCCCACTCCCTGCGCCTCTTCCCACTCTACATACTGGCACTCTTAAAGCAG AAAGCATTTCAAACTGGGACAAACACACGTCTGGATGAACGCATCTTTACCATGTGTCAGGTGAAAAACCAGCCCCTTGTTTACCTCATGCTCATGACACATCCCAGTCTGTACAGAGTCGATAACCTCACAGATGAG GGGGCTCTTAACATAAATGACAGAACTATACCTCAGCCACCCCTTCTCCAGCTGTCAGTGGAGAAGCTGAGTAGGGATGGTGCTTATCTTATGGATGCTGGCTCT GTGATGTTTCTGTGGGTCGGGAAGAACTGTGGCCAGGGCTTCATCAACCAAGTCCTTGGAGTTCCAAATTATGGCTCAGTACCACAGAATATG ACACATCTCCCAGAACTTGAAACGGCAGAATCCATCAGAACACGAGCGTTCGTTTCTTGGCTGAGAGAACAGAGACCTTTCTTTCCTATACTATATATAATAAA ggatgaGAGTCCATTGAAATCaagttttctgcaaaatatgATTGAAGACAGAACAGAATCAGCCTTATCATACTATGAATTCCTCCTTCATATACAACAGCAAGTGAATAAATGA
- the CAMLG gene encoding guided entry of tail-anchored proteins factor CAMLG isoform X2: protein MADGGAGAAPTPPGPPAGLSASQRRAELRRRKLLMNSEERINRIMGFHRPAAGKDDESHPELKLQHEQDKSNSLPIPSVSKRIVLGDSVCNVTGSADHAGSVAELRGDKDLFGKGPELVSEGTGELRHRQRGELPAEAAARPPRHGLEQYLSRFDEALKLRNQLMSEKPSQENGNAAEEFDSFRIFRLVGCALLAIGVRAFVCKYLCEKKVKTTVLTAALLLSGIPAEVISRSMDTYSKMGDVFTDLCVYFFTFIFCHELTLVFGSEVP from the exons ATGGCGGACGGCGGCGCGGGAGCGGCGCCCACACCGCCGGGGCCCCCCGCGGGGCTCTCGGCGTCCCAGCGCCGCGCCGAGCTGCGCCGCAGGAAGCTGCTCATGAACTCGGAGGAGCGGATCAACCGCATCATGGGCTTCCACCGGCCCGCGGCGGGCAAGG aTGACGAAAGTCACCCAGAATTAAAGCTTCAGCACGAGCAAGATAAATCAAACTCCCTTCCCATTCCTTCAGTGTCTAAGCGGATTGTGCTTGGTGATTCTGTGTGTAACGTGACAGGCTCGGCTGACCACGCAGGCagcgtggcagagctcaggggggACAAGGACTTGTTTGGGAAAGGCCCAGAGCTGGTCAGCGAGGGGACAGGAGAGCTCCGTCACCGCCAGAGGGGAGAGCTGCCCGCTGAGGCTGCGGCACGGCCACCGAGACACGGCCTGGAGCAGTACCTGTCCAGGTTTGATGAGGCTCTGAAGCTGAGGAACCAGCTGATGAGCGAGAAGCCAAGCCAGGAGAACGGGAATGCTGCGGAGGAGTTTGACTCTTTCCGCATTTTCCGACTGGTGGGATGTGCTCTGCTCGCCATCGGGGTCAGGGCTTTTGTGTGCAAGTACCTG tgtgagaagaaggtgaaaacaACAGTATTgactgctgcccttctcctgtcTGGAATCCCTGCAGAAGTGATCAGTCGCTCCATGGACACCTACAGCAAAATGGGAGATGTTTTCACAGACCTTTGTGTCTATTTCTTTACTTTTATCTTTTGCCATGAACTTACTTTAGTTTTTGGCTCTGAAGTGCCATGA
- the CAMLG gene encoding guided entry of tail-anchored proteins factor CAMLG isoform X1, with translation MADGGAGAAPTPPGPPAGLSASQRRAELRRRKLLMNSEERINRIMGFHRPAAGKDDESHPELKLQHEQDKSNSLPIPSVSKRIVLGDSVCNVTGSADHAGSVAELRGDKDLFGKGPELVSEGTGELRHRQRGELPAEAAARPPRHGLEQYLSRFDEALKLRNQLMSEKPSQENGNAAEEFDSFRIFRLVGCALLAIGVRAFVCKYLSIFAPFLTLQLAYMGLSKYFPKCEKKVKTTVLTAALLLSGIPAEVISRSMDTYSKMGDVFTDLCVYFFTFIFCHELTLVFGSEVP, from the exons ATGGCGGACGGCGGCGCGGGAGCGGCGCCCACACCGCCGGGGCCCCCCGCGGGGCTCTCGGCGTCCCAGCGCCGCGCCGAGCTGCGCCGCAGGAAGCTGCTCATGAACTCGGAGGAGCGGATCAACCGCATCATGGGCTTCCACCGGCCCGCGGCGGGCAAGG aTGACGAAAGTCACCCAGAATTAAAGCTTCAGCACGAGCAAGATAAATCAAACTCCCTTCCCATTCCTTCAGTGTCTAAGCGGATTGTGCTTGGTGATTCTGTGTGTAACGTGACAGGCTCGGCTGACCACGCAGGCagcgtggcagagctcaggggggACAAGGACTTGTTTGGGAAAGGCCCAGAGCTGGTCAGCGAGGGGACAGGAGAGCTCCGTCACCGCCAGAGGGGAGAGCTGCCCGCTGAGGCTGCGGCACGGCCACCGAGACACGGCCTGGAGCAGTACCTGTCCAGGTTTGATGAGGCTCTGAAGCTGAGGAACCAGCTGATGAGCGAGAAGCCAAGCCAGGAGAACGGGAATGCTGCGGAGGAGTTTGACTCTTTCCGCATTTTCCGACTGGTGGGATGTGCTCTGCTCGCCATCGGGGTCAGGGCTTTTGTGTGCAAGTACCTG TCAATATTTGCACCATTTCTTACTCTACAACTTGCTTACATGGGACTGTCCAAGTACTTTccaaag tgtgagaagaaggtgaaaacaACAGTATTgactgctgcccttctcctgtcTGGAATCCCTGCAGAAGTGATCAGTCGCTCCATGGACACCTACAGCAAAATGGGAGATGTTTTCACAGACCTTTGTGTCTATTTCTTTACTTTTATCTTTTGCCATGAACTTACTTTAGTTTTTGGCTCTGAAGTGCCATGA
- the DDX46 gene encoding probable ATP-dependent RNA helicase DDX46 — translation MGRESRHYRKRSASRGRSGSRSRSRSPSDKRKREDRRSRSRDRDRRRERSRSRDKRRSRSRDRKRQRRSRSRERERSRERRRSRSRERRRSRSRSRGRRSRSSSPSKNRKTENRSRSKEKTEGVEVSKEKKKDKDDKEEEKDKDATTNAVATENFDQNKLEEEMRKRKERVEKWREEQRKKAMENIGELKKEIEEMKQGKKWSLEDDDDDEEETAEGEKEGNEVEDEELDPLDAYMEEVKEEVKKFNMRSVKGGGGSEKKTGPTVTKVVTVVTTKKAAAESEKKKGELMENDQDAMEYSSEEEEVDLQTALTGYQTKQRKLLEPVDHGKIEYEPFRKNFYVEVPELAKMTQEEVNVYRLELEGITVKGKGCPKPIKTWVQCGISMKILTALKKHGYEKPTPIQTQAIPAIMNGRDLIGIAKTGSGKTIAFLLPMFRHIMDQRALEEGEGPIAVIMTPTRELALQITKECKKFSKTLGLRVVCVYGGTGISEQIAELKRGAEIIVCTPGRMIDMLAANNGRVTNLRRVTYVVLDEADRMFDMGFEPQVMRIVDNVRPDRQTVMFSATFPRAMEALARRILSKPIEVQVGGRSVVCSDVEQHVIVIEEENKFLKLLELLGHYQEKGSVIIFVDKQEHADGLLKDLMRASYPCLSLHGGIDQYDRDSIINDFKNGTCKLLVATSVAARGLDVKQLMLVVNYSCPNHYEDYVHRAGRTGRAGNKGYAYTFITEDQARYAGDIIKALELSGNPIPADLEKLWADFKDQQKAEGKLIKKSSGFSGKGFKFDETEQALANERKKLQKAALGLQDSDDEDTAVDIDEQIESMFNSKKRVKDMAAPGTSNAPTPSAGNAEKLEIAKRLALRINAQKNLGAEAQVMVPFHFKDVMQQATNAILRGGTIQAPTVSAKTIAEQLAEKINAKLNYVPIEKQEEEKQDGGQNESFKRYEEELEINDFPQTARWKVTSKEALQRISEYSEAAITIRGTYFPPGKEPKEGERKIYLAIESANELAVQKAKAEITRLIKEELIRLQNSYQPTNKGRYKVL, via the exons ATGGGCCGCGAGTCCAG GCATTACCGGAAGCGCTCGGCgtcccggggccgctccgggaGCCGCTCCCGCAGCCGCTCCCCGTCGGACAAGAGGAAGCGCGAGGACCGGCGCTCCCGGAGCCGGGACCGCGACCGCCGGCGCGAGAGGTCGCGCAGCAGGGACAAGAGACGGTCTCGCTCGCGGGACAGAAAGCGTCAAAG GCGTTCAAGGAGTAGAGAAAGGGAACGGAGCCGAGAGAGAAGACGATCCCGGAGCCGAGAGAGGAGGCGCTCAAGAAGCAGGAGTAGAGGGAGGCGCTCTCGATCCTCCAGTCCAAGCaagaacaggaaaacagaaaacag ATCAAGGTctaaagaaaagacagaaggtGTGGAAgtttccaaagaaaagaaaaaagacaaagatgacaaagaggaagagaaggataAAGATGCTACCACAAATGCTGTGGCCACTGAG AATTTTGATCAGAACAAACtagaagaagaaatgagaaaacgAAAAGAAAGAGTGGAGAAATGGAGGGAAGAACAACGCAAGAAGGCAATGGAAAACATTGGAgagctaaaaaaagaaattgaagagatgaaacaggggaaaaaatggagttTAGAAGATGATGATG ATGATGAAGAGGAAactgcagaaggagaaaaagaaggcaaTGAGGTTGAAGATGAGGAGTTAGATCCTTTAGATGCTTATATGGAAGAAGTAAAAGAAGAGGTCAAGAAGTTCAATATGAGAAGTGTGAAAGGTGGAGGTGGGAGTGAAAAG aaaactgGACCAACTGTTACCAAGGTGGTAACTGTGGTAACAACCAAAAAGGCAGCTGCTGAgtcagaaaagaagaaaggggaaCTCATGGAGAATGACCAAGATGCAATGGAG TATTCCTCAGAAGAGGAGGAAGTTGATCTTCAGACTGCCTTGACTGGCTATCAGACCAAGCAGAGAAAGCTGCTAGAACCAGTGGATCATGGAAAGATAGAATATGAACCTTTCAGGAAAAACTTCTATGTTGAAGTACCAGAACTGGCTAAAATGACTCAAGAAG AGGTAAATGTGtacaggctggagctggagggaaTTACAGTCAAGGGAAAAGGCTGTCCCAAACCAATAAAAACCTGGGTACAATGTGGTATTTCCATGAAGATTCTCACTGCCCTCAAAAA gCATGGCTATGAAAAGCCCACTCCGATTCAAACCCAGGCTATCCCAGCAATTATGAACGGACGAGATTTGATTGGCATTGCTAAAACAGGAAGTGGAAAAACTATTGCATTTCTGTTGCCTATGTTCAGACACATTATGGATCAGAGAGCATTAGAAGAAGGAGAAGGTCCCATAG ctgtCATTATGACACCTACACGTGAGTTGGCTTTGCAGATTACCAAGGAGTGCAAGAAATTCTCAAAGACACTTGGGCTTCGAGTTGTTTGTGTTTATGGAGGAACAGGAATCAGTGAACAG ATAGCTGAACTCAAAAGAGGTGCTGAAATTATTGTTTGCACACCTGGACGTATGATTGACATGTTAGCAGCTAACAATG GTCGGGTGACAAACCTCCGTAGAGTCACGTATGTTGTACTTGATGAAGCTGACAGAATGTTTGACATGGGGTTTGAGCCTCAG GTCATGCGCATTGTAGACAACGTCAGGCCTGACCGTCAGACTGTCATGTTCTCTGCTACTTTTCCCAGAGCTATGGAGGCCCTGGCTCGCAGGATCCTCAGTAAACCCATCGAGGTGCAGGTTGGAGGCAGAAGTGTTGTCTGTTCTGATGTGGAGCAACACGTG ATTGTCATAGAAGAGGAGAACAAGTTTCTGAAGTTACTGGAGCTACTGGGACATTATCAGGAGAAAGGATCCGTTATCATATTTGTAGATAAGCAAGAACATGCTGATGGGTTGTTGAAAGATTTAATGAGGGCTTCTTATCCTTGCTTGTCTCTTCATGGAG GTATTGATCAGTATGACAGGGACAGCATCATTAATGACTTCAAGAATGGAACCTGCAAACTTCTGGTGGCCACGTCTGTTGCAGCGAGGGGCCTGGATGTGAAGCAGCTGATGCTGGTGGTGAATTACAGCTGTCCCAACCACTACGAGGACTACGTGCACCGAGCAGGCCGCACTGGGCGAGCTGGCAATAAA GGGTATGCATATACATTCATTACTGAGGATCAGGCACGTTATGCTGGTGATATCATTAAGGCTTTGGAATTGTCTGGGAATCCAATTCCTGCTGATttggagaagctctgggctgatTTCAAAGACCAGCAGAAGGCT gaaGGAAAGTTGATTAAAAAAAGTAGTGGATTCTCTGGCAAAGGTTTTAAATTTGATGAAACAGAACAGGCTTTGGCTAACGAAAGAAAGAAGCTACAAAAAGCAGCTCTTGGCTTGCAAGATTCAGATGATGAAGATACAGCTGTTGAT ATTGATGAACAAATTGAAAGCATGTTCAATTCAAAGAAAAGGGTAAAAGACATGGCAGCACCAGGAACATCAAATGCTCCTACACCAtcagctggaaatgcagaaaaattggAAATTGCTAAAAGATTGGCTTTGAGAATCAATGCCCAGAAGAATCTTGGAGCAGAGGCACAAGTCATGGTTCCCTTCCACTTTAAG GATGTGATGCAGCAGGCTACAAATGCTATACTGAGGGGAGGCACAATTCAAGCTCCTACTGTGTCTGCCAAGACCATTGCAGAGCAACTGGCTGAAAAAATCAATGCCAAGCTCAATTATGTACCTATAgagaagcaggaggaagagaagcagGATGGAGGACAGAATGAATCTTTCAAGAGATATGAAGAAGAATTAGAGATCAATGACTTCCCACAG ACTGCCAGGTGGAAGGTCACCTCCAAAGAAGCGCTGCAGAGAATCAGTGAATATTCTGAAGCTGCCATTACAATCAGAGGAACTTACTTCCCTCCAGGCAAAGAACCCAAGGAAGGAGAACGAAAGATTTATTTGGCTATAGAAA GTGCCAATGAACTGGCTGTACAGAAAGCAAAGGCAGAAATCACACGACTTATAAAAGAGGAGCTCATCAGATTG CAAAATTCttaccaaccaaccaacaaagGAAGATACAAAGTTCTATGA